Part of the Impatiens glandulifera chromosome 8, dImpGla2.1, whole genome shotgun sequence genome is shown below.
GTTAGTTGATGGTTAAATATCGGTTTAGAGTGGTCCGCTATAATTTATCAGTTTAATcgttaaaaataacaatataaatatatataatataataaattaaaaaaatgaaaaacttattgaatataattttaataaattatataacaaaacaactatttaacataaaaaaaatatattaaatattaaacaaatcaaaatgaggttaaaaaataaaaaacatcaaatatataaaattataaatatgtcgGTCAAGATTCGAAAACCCTTGATAAAAAACATTTTACCAATAGCAAAAACATATacttaaaaatttcaaaaacattgTACGGTTACTCATTTCATTAGtcgttttttattatttaaaccgTCAACCGAATCCATCAAGgtagatataaaaaattataaaccgaTCAAAACTCAGttatatcaatttataattatttcgatcaattttttttacgttttaaTTCGatttttctaattgattttgcTTACACTCCTTGAAGAAGGAATGATAAACACATTCCTGCAGCCATAAATCTCAAGCATAGAAAGTGAATTACTTaacttgtaattttattttttttgtttaacaatttttgtatatataattattattattatattggtGTTTTATtaccttattttatttaattaattaattacatatttaaatataaattaataacataaaatCGAATTTATAAGTacctaatatttaaatataatataaggtGACCTAACTTAGATTTATCAAGCTATACATTCCTTGTAATTTCATTAAAcctctcttatttatttatttttaaaatatagaattagAGAAAGGCCCATGATTTAGGGCTCCAGCAAGGGGAGAGGAAGAAGATCATCACAAACCCTTCAAATTTCAATCCCTCTATTACTACAAATCTAACTTCATAATTGATTTCTTTTCTTAACTTCAAATGATTCATATCTTCAGAAAAATACAaacttgttttgttttaatcaCATCATTCTCCAATCTTCAATCAAACCCAGTTCTTCCTCTTCGTTAATGGTGTCTATGCTTTTGTTTCTTGGTCGTCAACACTTCATATCTAATCCAAACACCAATGTTCTCCTTTTCCCTCGTTTACTCCACCTCACCGCGCGCAGATCTTTCTGGGTTTCAACCGATCCCGataaaaattcaagatttttggACCTAtcaccgccgccgccgccgcaaTCTGTTATTCGCGAAATGTGTTCTTTAATCTGTCAATCTTACTGCCAACAACAATTTCATTTCAGATCATCGCCTCCCAAGCTAAACCTACCTATCGATATCGAATCTCTAACCTCCGAACAAGCAATTACAGTTGTTACCTCACTAGTAGATGAATCAGGTCCAATGGTGGCTCTAAGTTTCTTCTACTGGGCAATCGGGTTTCCTAAGTTTAAACATTTCATGCGGTTTTATATCGTTTTAGCTACCTCCTTGATTAAtcatgtcaattttgaaagggCCCATGAAGTATTAAATTCTATGGTGAAGAGTTTTGCAGAAATTGGTAAACTGAAGGAAGCTGTTAACATGTTGTACGAGATGCAAAATCAAGGTTTCGAACCCAGAACCAAGACTCTTAATTGCGTTATCGTTGCGGCTGTTGAAAATGGTGTTATTGAACTTGCGGAGAAGGTGTTCGACGAAATGTGTAACAGAAGAGGTGTGTTTCCTGATAGTTATAGTTTTAAGCTGATGGTGATTGCTTATTGTAGAATGGGAAAAGTGCTAGAAGCAGATAGGTGGTTAACTGCAATGGTGAAGAAAGGTTTTTTATTAGACAATGCGACGTTTACTTTAGTAGTTAGCACTTTTTGCGATCAAAATCGCGTAAACAGAGCAATGTGGTTTTATGGTAGATTGCTTGAGATGGGTTTTGTACCTAATGTGATTAACTTCACCTCATTGATTCATGGTTTGTGCAAAAGGGGTAGTGTTAAACAGGCTTTTGAGTTGTTAGAAGAGATGGTTAGGAAAGGCTGGAAACCGAATAGTTATACACATACTACACTAATCGATGGCCTCTGCAAGAAAGGATGGACTGAGAAAGCATTTCGGTTGTTCCTTAAGCTCGTTAGGAGCGAGCATCATAAACCTAATGTTCACGCGTACACAGCCATGATTGGTGGATATTGTAAAGAGGAAAAGATGAATCGAGCTGAAATgttatttgagaaaatgaaGGAACAAGGATTGGTTCCTAATATAAACACATACACCACCCTTATAGATGGGCATTCCAAAACAGGCAATATCGATCGTGGGTACAACCTCGTGTCTGAAATGAAAACGGTTGGTTTAGTTCCTAACATTTACACCTACAATTCGATAGCAGATGGGCTGCTTAAGAAGGGAAGAATGTTAGAGGCTTACGGATTGTTAAACCGAGCTTTTGAGGATGGTGTGCAGGCGGATATAATTACTTACAACATTCTTGCATCTCAAAATCCTATGC
Proteins encoded:
- the LOC124912306 gene encoding pentatricopeptide repeat-containing protein At4g19890, producing MVSMLLFLGRQHFISNPNTNVLLFPRLLHLTARRSFWVSTDPDKNSRFLDLSPPPPPQSVIREMCSLICQSYCQQQFHFRSSPPKLNLPIDIESLTSEQAITVVTSLVDESGPMVALSFFYWAIGFPKFKHFMRFYIVLATSLINHVNFERAHEVLNSMVKSFAEIGKLKEAVNMLYEMQNQGFEPRTKTLNCVIVAAVENGVIELAEKVFDEMCNRRGVFPDSYSFKLMVIAYCRMGKVLEADRWLTAMVKKGFLLDNATFTLVVSTFCDQNRVNRAMWFYGRLLEMGFVPNVINFTSLIHGLCKRGSVKQAFELLEEMVRKGWKPNSYTHTTLIDGLCKKGWTEKAFRLFLKLVRSEHHKPNVHAYTAMIGGYCKEEKMNRAEMLFEKMKEQGLVPNINTYTTLIDGHSKTGNIDRGYNLVSEMKTVGLVPNIYTYNSIADGLLKKGRMLEAYGLLNRAFEDGVQADIITYNILASQNPMHGDSYFGKIIKAGVKPDIHFYTTLTTAFCRQKRMNDSHRIFNDAIRIGLVPTEKTYTSIITGYCRNGDIEKALEFLNRMSDFGCIPDSFTYGSLISGLCKERKLDEAYRLYNTMREQGFSPCEVTRLTLAYEYCNNSQLSMAISVVDGLDKKLFIRTVKTLVRKLCCDKKVEMASVFLHKLIDVDEKVDRVVLAAFLTTCYDSNRYELVSDVSKRISKGIG